Proteins co-encoded in one Amaranthus tricolor cultivar Red isolate AtriRed21 chromosome 7, ASM2621246v1, whole genome shotgun sequence genomic window:
- the LOC130818335 gene encoding protein translation factor SUI1 homolog 2 yields MSDLDIQIPAAFDPFADANAENSGAGSNEYVHIRVQQRNGRKSLTTVQGLKKEFSYNKILKDLKKEFCCNGTVVQDSELGQVIQLQGDQRKNVSTFLVQAGIVKKEHIKIHGF; encoded by the exons GACATCCAAATTCCTGCTGCTTTTG ATCCTTTTGCTGATGCAAATGCTGAGAACTCCGGTGCTGGGTCAAACGAGTATGTGCACATCCGTGTACAACAAAGGAACGGTAGAAAGAGTCTGACTACAGTACAAGGGTTGAAAAAAGAATTTAGCTATAACAAGATACTGAAAGACCTCAAGAAAGAGTTTTGCTGTAATGGTACCGTGGTTCAGGACTCAGAACTAGGCCAAGTGATTCAATTGCAGGGTGATCAGCGGAAGAATGTGTCTACCTTCCTGGTTCAG GCCGGCATTGTGAAAAAAGAGCACATAAAGATACACGGTTTCTGA